A segment of the Bdellovibrio bacteriovorus genome:
TCGCCTTCAAGTGGAGCCATGATAACTACACCAGTACCGAAAGAAAGGTTACCACCTTTGGATACACGGTAGTTCACACCCACGTTACCGGACAAAGCAGTCAAAGACTCGATTGTCGCAGAAGCGCGGTAGTTAGGACGGATAGAATCGAAAGGTTTTTGCAAAGAGCCGCCGTTGTAACCAAGGCTGGATTTGAAAGACCATTGAGACTTGGAACCAAGCTCAGAACGCATACGAGCATTCGTGATCTCCTGATCGATGTCTTCTTTTTTCTCTTCAGACTTTTGAACATCAGACACTTTTACAGTGCTAGTGTTTGCATTTTGGTTTTGTTCTTCTGCCTGAGCAGCAACAGAAACCAAAGACCCCGCCAAAATCAGTGACATCAAAATTTGTGTTTTCACTGTTTTCCCTTTCAATATGGTTAATTATGTTTCTTTTTTCTTTTCCGTCTTTCGACGTTTAATTTTTAAACTCTAATTTCGAATCACTATCTGTTTCGGACCCCGGACTATCCCCCCAGATCCTTTTTGCCAAAAATGGTCCCAATTTGGAGCCACATAGGCCAATAAGCAAGTAAGGTGCCACGTCTTTGGTCGAGCGGCAAAGCAAATCTTGACTGATATTTAAAAAATCTTTCCATCAGTATCGCTTAATTTTGATTTGAGGACATTTTTGCCATTATGAGGTGGTATCCTTTTGTATCATTACACTTTCATCTTGTTCAAATGACAGCGGCCCATGAAGAAAATTCAGTGCCACTTTGGCCCATGTAAACCTACAAGTTGCAGCCCTCATCCGAGATTTGAATACTCTTATGAAGGAGGTTTTTATGGCCGATGCTCAAGAACTCACCCGGGAACGGGCTTTTCTGCATGATGTCGGAGTCAACCTCAATGGGGCTCTTTTTATCGTCGAGCGTCTAATTGAAGAGATCAAAGAAGAGGAAGGTCGGCTGGAAAACGATTCCGAGATCGAACGGCTGTTTAACAACCTCGCCACCCGTCTGGCCAAGATCGACAGCCAGGTGAAAAGCCGCCATAACCTTTTATCGGAACTGCTGGATCTGGAGATTCAAAACGAAAAAAGGAAGAGTGCCTTGCGCGACTCTTCCTATAAATAGTCTGTTCTTCGAGTTCTTATTTGATCAGGCTGGAAGAGCTGCCACCGGTGACGGCCTGATTAAGATACCCCACCATCCCGCGAGGATCTGTCTGGCTTGAGCCCAACAAAGGAAGCTCATTGCCCGGAGACAGCCACTGATAAAGATCCTGATGCTCAGGCTTGGTCTTATCAAAGTAAATACGGATGCCCTCCTGAATCACAATACGTCCGTTCTGATAGACCTCCATCGCGGCATAGTAAGGATTGCACTCGTCATTTCCACACATGGCGTGATAGCGAATGTTGTATCCATTCACATCCACACTGCCATCCACGATTTCGGTGCTATAGTGATGACTGGTCACAGGGAACTCGGTGTTGTTGATCAGGATGGTGGCCATGACCACGCGGGGACCTGGCTGTCCTTGTGGAGTCCAGTATCTTTTGACTCCGACGATGTCGGCCTCCAGGCCCTGAGCCGCAGCCTGCTCTCCGGCCTCCTGGGTTTTGGCGCCATCAACAACACTTGCACCCATTTTGTTTTTCGCATAGCGCGCGGCAAATTCAGAATCCTTCTTCGCACAGGCGGTCATCATCAGACTGCCTGCGAGCAAAGCTGCAAAGATCATTTTTGTTTTCGTCATAAGCCACTCCTTGTTCGGTGAACAAACGATGAAAGTGCAAAGCCTTCGCCACAATCAAGAACCGCAGAACTGCGGGAAATCCTTCCTTATTCTCACCTTGAAACGCGTCTCAGGATAAAACACTCCACCCCGGTTCGAACACTTTGCGCCCCCTGTCGCCCAGCTCTTTGACAGATAATCCCCGGAGGCCTAGGCTTATTCCATCGAGGTGTTCACAATGGTCATTCGGCCCAAATACAACTGGTTTAAAATGCTGCTGGTGTGGAAGGGTTCGGTTCTGCCCGAAATCCTGCCACGTCTGATTTTTATTTTCATTCTTTCAGCTCTGGTGATTTACTTCCATGGCGTATTCTTTTCGGTGAAGGTTTCACTGAATCCCACACCTTTTACTTTAATGGGGATCGCGCTGGCGATCTTTCTTGGCTTTCGCAATTCGGCGGCCTATGACCGCTTCTGGGAGGGTCGCAAGCTGTGGGGAGCCCTGCTGAATGTGTCCCGTTCCTTAAGCCGGCAGGCGCTGACATTCACAGGTCTTGACGCCAATCACGCGGAAAGCCGCAAGTTTCTTCAGTTGATCATCGCTTTTGCCTATTGCACAAAACACCAGTTGCGAAAAACAGACGCCACCGCCGATCTGAAACGCCTGGTTCCCCAGTTGGCCAACGAATTGTCACAGGCTGAATACAAGGCGGCGATCCTGCTTCGTCATCTGGGACAGTGGGTTCAGGATCAAAAAGAGGCCGGACGACTGGACAGCATCACGGCCGGGATGTTTGATAAGAATCTGAATGACATGTCGGACATTGTCGGGGGATGCGAGCGCATTGCCAACACGCCCATTCCTTATCCTTACGCTGTGCTTTTGCACCGCACTGTCTACATTTACTGTGTGCTTTTGCCCTTTGGACTGATGGACAGCATTGGCTGGATGACCCCGGCGATCTGCACCTTTGTGGCTTATACGTTCATGGCTTTGGATGCGATCGTGAATCAGATCGAAGAGCCCTTTGGCACCGAAGACAATGATCTGGCATTAAATCAGATGTGTGAAACCATAGAATTCAGCGTGCAGGAAATGCGCGGAGAAAAAGTGCCCCACAAAAAGCACGAGGCCGGTCAGTTCGTGTTCAACTGATAAAAAAAGGCATCACGGGTTTCGTGATGCCTTTTTACGTTGTCTTTATTAAAGAAAACTATTTTTTCGCAACAAGTTTCAAAGTCAGTTCGAACTCGTCGTTGATGATTTTGTCACCAGCAAGTTCTTTGAAGAAGTTGCCAGAACCGTATTTCAGACCCCATTTAGTGCGGTCGATTTTCACAACAGCTTCACCAGTTGCAACACCTTTATCAACAGTCACTTTCGCAGGGAACTCAATCGGGTGTGTGCCACCGATCATTGTGAAATCACCTTTTACCAGAACTTCACCTTTGTTTTTGGATGGAGTTACGGAAGTGATTTTGAAAGTGGACGTCGGGAACTTGCCTGCGTTGAAGAAATCTTCAGTGGACAAGTGACCTACAAGCTTTTTGTTGTAGCCTGCATCTTTCACGTCTTCGTTTGTAATCGTCGTCATATCAACAACCACGTTACCACCCGTCAATTGACCTTTATCAACCGTCACCTGGCCTTCTTTTACAGAAATGCCACCATTGTGGGCGTCGCCCATTTTTTTGGTGCCTTTCCATGCCACAGTGCTGGCCTTAGTATCAATTTTATAAACATCTGCCGCTTGTGCATGAGCAGCAGCTACCAATACGAACGCAGCAAAAACAGTTTTAAACATTGCATTTTCTCCTTCGCAATTCCCGTTGTTTAACATCACTGTTAACCATCAAAACTTTCCCGCATAATGTAACAGAGATCAACACAGAAAAGAAAACCCCTCCCAAAATCCAATCGGCAGGACTTTTGGAGCCCCCGGCATTCAATGCAGTCCTTAGTATTCAGGAAATATTCAAGGTGGAGTTTTCAGTTAAATTTCATTTGGAATTTTATGGGATCTTTATGAATTTCTTTGAATGCAGAAATTAGAAAGGGAGTCGCTCTGACTCCCTTTTACAAGGCAGGTTTCCCTTTTACAAGGCAGGTTTCCCTTCAATGGGACCAGCAACCGAATAAAGATTACTGTGGCCTTGTTCGAGTTCAGTATCGCTTATCTGTATTTTTCTGCAAGTCCAGAAAACGTCTGTCCGCGCCCCCTAATGTCTCTTAAAATCAAAGACAAAAGAAAGGGGGCCCCCTTTGTCATCCCTCGGTCTTGTTTTATCCGGAGGCGGAGCACGCGGAGCCTATCAAGCCGGAGTCATCAATGCCCTGGCAGAGATCAGTCGCCAGGAGGGCATCGCCTATCCGTTTTCCTATTACACCGGCGTCAGCGCAGGTGCTATCAACACGGCCTTTTTAACCACCGCCGACAACTGCCATATCGGCAGCGCCACCGCCAAGCTGACTGAACTATGGACAGGCATCAGTGCGGAGCAGG
Coding sequences within it:
- a CDS encoding YceI family protein; translation: MFKTVFAAFVLVAAAHAQAADVYKIDTKASTVAWKGTKKMGDAHNGGISVKEGQVTVDKGQLTGGNVVVDMTTITNEDVKDAGYNKKLVGHLSTEDFFNAGKFPTSTFKITSVTPSKNKGEVLVKGDFTMIGGTHPIEFPAKVTVDKGVATGEAVVKIDRTKWGLKYGSGNFFKELAGDKIINDEFELTLKLVAKK
- a CDS encoding bestrophin family protein; translation: MVIRPKYNWFKMLLVWKGSVLPEILPRLIFIFILSALVIYFHGVFFSVKVSLNPTPFTLMGIALAIFLGFRNSAAYDRFWEGRKLWGALLNVSRSLSRQALTFTGLDANHAESRKFLQLIIAFAYCTKHQLRKTDATADLKRLVPQLANELSQAEYKAAILLRHLGQWVQDQKEAGRLDSITAGMFDKNLNDMSDIVGGCERIANTPIPYPYAVLLHRTVYIYCVLLPFGLMDSIGWMTPAICTFVAYTFMALDAIVNQIEEPFGTEDNDLALNQMCETIEFSVQEMRGEKVPHKKHEAGQFVFN